One Ornithodoros turicata isolate Travis unplaced genomic scaffold, ASM3712646v1 Chromosome15, whole genome shotgun sequence DNA window includes the following coding sequences:
- the LOC135372478 gene encoding uncharacterized protein LOC135372478, whose product MAEGTTNVPGAERSVSKEIELEKLRLERLRLELELCKAKAARTSEASYTLGEFKDNGDQILKYSQLMRGVLTMIPDAESRVPSWFDGVETMFLSFAVPDEIKGAIIMPFLTEKVRGAVSRGVTGKLISYDELKERVLSEMRLSPAEYYRMFRSAVKQEDETWVQLATRLTSYWEFYVKSREVSDFDKLMELVVADQMKMTMSEGMQSYVALNESEKWLKPEELAKLAECHEESRSRKGGPHPRSFEEAPRTRRAEMNDRPQRKDIDRGPKHESRRCHFCKQVGHYRNECPKRLAAQAETKPKTVARVEQMPPPRVEAERVDDTDKRVITESENQNRHVNIGSGSSEFVALVDSGADITVIRRSVVPHLGGNAGTLTKLRDAFGHVVHAELREVPLHLVESFEGSGIPELILVCAVTDELAPNLDALLTPEDYEQLKLVRTNAEQLEAQFDDNECRVETALEFEEENIDALVASVGITESRDADNEDHAEGMDTYRSFRREQLADESLKEAWEQAKQGTHGMITTDGMLFHKDHVSQRMCTQLVLPKARRKTVLEIAHDAPVGGHFAQRKTIQRIKNSFYWPGMDRDIKQYCQSCHSCQINSGQRASDKVPITPLTRPSAPFKTVMMDCIGPLDPPSSRGHRYALCVVDLCTRWPEVVCLRSLTAKATCDALVEIFSRMGTPEMIYSDQGTNFKARLTQELEKCLGIVPRFATPDHPESSGAVERWNGTFKGMLRHVIQKHGRDWDRMVPCLLWAYREIPNETTGVSPFEVLYGRTPNGPLSILRKTWIGEWTPPTSLNSSVEEYLMNLRRKMAEMAEVAGKQSQERQGRYAVGYNLRAKSKTFSEADQVLVLDPNRTGKMEARWVGPATILKGQRKDSYMVKMPDGSKRWIHANKLRPYIARVNAVGVIFDNDDEFGDIVEAP is encoded by the coding sequence ATGGCAGAGGGTACGACAAATGTGCCGGGAGCGGAACGATCGGTGTCCAAGGAAATAGAACTTGAGAAGCTTCGACTGGAGCGTTTGCGCCTAGAACTAGAGTTGTGTAAAGCAAAAGCAGCGAGAACTAGTGAGGCGAGTTATACTCTAGGGGAGTTTAAGGATAATGGTGACCAAATCCTGAAGTATTCGCAGCTTATGCGAGGGGTGCTGACAATGATACCTGACGCAGAGTCAAGGGTGCCGTCGTGGTTTGATGGCGTGGAAACTATGTTTCTGTCATTTGCGGTTCCGGACGAAATCAAAGGCGCGATTATCATGCCGTTTTTAACCGAAAAGGTTCGCGGAGCGGTGTCACGTGGTGTGACGGGAAAATTGATCAGCTATGACGAACTGAAGGAGAGGGTACTATCCGAAATGCGACTTTCCCCTGCAGAATACTACAGAATGTTTCGTTCGGCAGTCAAGCAGGAGGATGAAACATGGGTCCAACTCGCTACTAGGCTAACTAGTTACTGGGAGTTTTATGTGAAAAGTAGAGAAGTATCAGACTTCGATAAACTCATGGAGTTAGTTGTAGCGGACCAGATGAAAATGACCATGAGTGAGGGTATGCAATCCTATGTGGCCCTTAATGAGTCAGAGAAATGGTTAAAGCCTGAAGAACTTGCAAAATTGGCCGAATGCCACGAGGAAAGCAGGTCAAGAAAGGGTGGACCACATCCACGTAGTTTCGAAGAGGCACCACGTACTAGACGTGCGGAAATGAATGATAGACCGCAACGGAAAGATATTGATAGAGGACCCAAGCACGAGAGTCGCAGATGCCACTTTTGTAAACAAGTAGGCCACTACAGAAACGAATGCCCGAAAAGGCTTGCCGCGCAGGCGGAGACTAAGCCCAAAACAGTAGCTAGAGTTGAGCAAATGCCGCCACCCAGGGTGGAAGCTGAGCGCGTCGACGACACCGACAAGCGGGTGATCACTGAGAGCGAAAATCAGAACCGACATGTAAACATAGGATCGGGAAGCTCAGAATTTGTTGCGCTCGTGGATTCGGGGGCTGATATTACCGTGATTCGGAGGTCAGTAGTGCCTCATCTAGGAGGGAATGCCGGTACGTTGACGAAACTGCGGGATGCGTTTGGGCATGTAGTGCACGCAGAATTGAGGGAAGTACCGCTGCACCTGGTGGAATCGTTTGAAGGTAGTGGGATTCCTGAATTGATTCTAGTTTGCGCTGTAACTGACGAGCTTGCACCAAACCTAGATGCCCTCCTCACACCTGAGGACTATGAACAGCTAAAGCTTGTACGAACGAACGCGGAGCAGCTAGAGGCTCAGTTCGATGACAATGAATGTAGAGTAGAAACTGCGCTAGAGTTCGAGGAAGAGAACATAGACGCGCTTGTCGCTAGCGTAGGGATAACTGAGAGTCGTGACGCTGATAATGAGGACCACGCAGAAGGTATGGATACCTACAGGTCATTTCGTAGGGAGCAATTGGCTGACGAGTCTTTGAAAGAAGCGTGGGAGCAGGCGAAGCAGGGTACGCATGGTATGATCACTACGGATGGAATGTTGTTCCATAAGGATCACGTCAGTCAACGTATGTGCACGCAGCTAGTCTTGCCAAAAGCTCGCCGAAAAACTGTTTTGGAAATTGCGCACGACGCACCAGTGGGAGGACACTTTGCGCAAAGGAAAACAATACAACGCATAAAGAATTCCTTCTATTGGCCGGGAATGGATAGGGACATAAAACAGTACTGCCAAAGTTGTCATAGCTGTCAGATTAACTCTGGGCAACGGGCAAGCGATAAGGTCCCAATCACGCCACTAACTAGACCAAGCGCGCCATTTAAAACGGTTATGATGGACTGTATCGGGCCCCTCGACCCACCCTCATCACGTGGGCACCGTTACGCACTCTGCGTGGTAGATCTCTGCACACGATGGCCAGAAGTGGTCTGTCTGCGTTCACTAACCGCGAAAGCCACATGCGATGCACTTGTTGAGATATTTTCGCGAATGGGGACACCGGAGATGATATACTCTGACCAAGGTACCAACTTTAAGGCTAGGCTGACGCAGGAGCTAGAGAAATGTCTGGGCATTGTGCCCCGGTTTGCAACACCGGATCACCCGGAGAGTTCAGGAGCGGTAGAGCGTTGGAATGGTACATTCAAGGGAATGCTACGTCATGTGATTCAAAAGCATGGGAGAGACTGGGACCGCATGGTACCCTGTCTACTATGGGCGTACCGCGAAATCCCAAATGAAACGACAGGAGTATCCCCCTTTGAAGTGCTCTATGGTCGGACGCCGAATGGACCGCTGTCTATCTTACGGAAGACATGGATTGGAGAATGGACACCTCCAACTAGCTTGAATTCTTCAGTGGAAGAATACTTAATGAATTTGCGTAGAAAAATGGCAGAAATGGCGGAAGTTGCGGGAAAACAATCACAGGAACGACAGGGTCGTTACGCGGTAGGCTATAACCTCAGGGCGAAGAGTAAGACTTTCTCAGAAGCGGACCAAGTACTGGTTTTGGATCCTAACCGTACGGGAAAGATGGAAGCACGATGGGTAGGGCCCGCAACGATTTTAAAAGGTCAGCGGAAGGATAGCTACATGGTCAAAATGCCGGACGGTTCGAAGAGGTGGATTCACGCGAATAAGCTAAGGCCGTATATAGCTCGTGTGAACGCTGTAGGTGTCATATTTGATAACGATGACGAATTTGGAGACATAGTTGAGGCTccctga